From a region of the Balaenoptera ricei isolate mBalRic1 chromosome 11, mBalRic1.hap2, whole genome shotgun sequence genome:
- the MST1R gene encoding macrophage-stimulating protein receptor isoform X2, producing the protein MELHPPPLQPFLLLLLLLPLPQLPAVPKTGGYWQCPRIPYAASRDFDVEYLVPSFSAGRPVQAVATYEGGREGSAVFVATRNRLHVLGPDLQPVESLATGPAGAPGCQTCAACGPGPHGPPGDTDAQVLVLEPVLPALISCGSSLRGRCFLHEIEPGGTALHLAPPVCLFSAHHNHPEDCPDCVASPLGTLVTVVEQGHASYFYMASSLDSAVAASFSPRSVSIRRLKADASGFAPGFAALSVVPEHLASYRIEYVYSFRAGAFVYFLTVQPANVVDAPGALHTRLARLSAVETDLADYRELVLDCRFAPKRRRRAAHEGAHPYPVLRAAHAAPVGGRLATELSIAEGQEVLFGVFSASRDSGPGVDPNSVVCAFPVDLLDTLIEQGVERCCEPPVHPGLRRGLDFFQLPSFCPDPPGLVAPSPKTSCRHFPLLVSSSLLRVDLFNGLLGPAQVTALHVTRLDNVTVAHMGTADGRILQVELARSLNYLLYVSNFSLGSNGQPVHRDVSRLGDHLLFASGDQVFQVPIQGPGCRHFLTCGRCLRAQRFMGCGWCGGMCGRQKECPGSWQQDHCPPELTKFSPHSGPLRGSTRLTLCGSNFYLHPPGLVPEGTHQVTVGQSPCRLLLKGNSNLSQVPRKDFVEELECELEPLGTQEAGPANVSLTVNNMPLGKHFRVDGTSMLRGFSFMEPMLTAVQPLFGPRAGGTCLTLEGQGLSVGTSRAVLVNGTECLLKRVSEGQLLCTTPPGAATARVPIRLQVGGAEVPGSWNFHYQEDPIMLGISPNCGYTGSHVTIHGQHLTSVWHLVLSFHDGRRAVENRCEGQLPEQHWCRLPEYVVRGPQGWVTGNLSAQGDGAAGFTLPGFRFLPPPHPPSMDLVPLKPEEHAIKFEVCVDDGCHILGKVVRPGLEGVPQSTLLGVLLALLLLVAVLATILVFSYHQRKQLVLSPNLDDLASLDRTTGAMPLPLLRSSSDYRNGLAAPAIDGRDSTAQVHRASFSGNGDGSHVPLLRKESIQLGDLNSALLAEVKDVLIPHERVVTHTDRVIGKGHFGVVYHGEYTDEAQNQIHCAIKSLSRITEVQEVEAFLREGLLMRSLHHPNVMALIGIMLPPEGLPRVLLPYMRHGDLLQFIRSPQRSPTVKDLISFGLQVARGMAYLAEQKFVHRDLAARNCMLDESFTVKVADFGLAREVLDKEYYSVQQHRHARLPVKWMALESLQTYRFTTKSDVWSFGVLLWELLTRGAPPYPHIDPFDLMHFLAQGRRLPQPEYCPDSLYAVMQHCWAADPAARPTFGALAGDVECLVATLRGDHYVQLPVAYVNMGPGASDKADMPL; encoded by the exons ATGGAGCTCCACCCGCCGCCATTGCAACCCTTCCTgttactactgctgctgctgccgctgccgcaGCTACCAGCGGTGCCCAAGACGGGAGGGTACTGGCAGTGCCCGCGCATCCCCTATGCTGCCTCCCGCGACTTTGACGTGGAGTACTTGGTACCCAGCTTCTCTGCCGGCCGGCCGGTACAGGCTGTGGCAACCTACGAGGGCGGCAGGGAAGGGAGTGCTGTGTTCGTGGCCACACGCAATCGCCTGCATGTGCTTGGGCCTGATCTGCAGCCAGTTgagagcctggccacaggcccTGCTGGGGCCCCTGGCTGCCAGACATGTGCAGCCTGTGGCCCAGGCCCCCACGGCCCACCGGGAGACACAGATGCGCAGGTTCTGGTGCTGGAGCCGGTGCTGCCCGCACTGATCAGTTGTGGCTCTAGCCTTCGGGGACGCTGCTTCCTGCATGAGATAGAGCCCGGCGGGACAGCCCTGCACCTGGCGCCACCAGTCTGCCTTTTCTCGGCACACCACAATCATCCGGAGGACTGTCCCGACTGTGTGGCCAGCCCGCTGGGCACCCTCGTGACCGTGGTTGAGCAGGGCCATGCCTCCTACTTCTACATGGCATCCTCACTGGACTCGGCGGTGGCCGCCAGCTTCAGCCCACGCTCAGTGTCCATCCGGCGCCTCAAGGCTGACGCCTCAGGATTTGCACCAGGCTTTGCAGCACTGTCAGTGGTGCCTGAGCACCTGGCTTCCTACCGCATCGAATACGTGTACAGTTTCCGTGCAGGAGCCTTCGTCTATTTCCTGACTGTGCAGCCAGCCAACGTGGTAGACGCTCCTGGCGCCTTACACACGCGCCTGGCACGGCTCAGCGCTGTCGAGACTGACCTGGCCGACTACCGCGAGCTGGTCCTCGACTGCCGTTTTGCACCTAAACGCCGGCGACGTGCGGCCCATGAGGGCGCGCATCCCTACCCGGTGCTGCGGGCGGCCCACGCTGCTCCAGTGGGCGGGCGACTGGCCACTGAGCTGAGCATAGCCGAGGGCCAGGAagtgctattcggggtcttctcgGCTAGCAGAGACAGCGGCCCAGGTGTGGATCCCAACTCTGTCGTCTGTGCGTTCCCTGTAGACTTGCTGGACACTCTCATCGAGCAGGGTGTGGAGCGCTGTTGTGAGCCTCCTGTCCACCCTGGCCTCCGGCGAGGCCTCGACTTCTTCCAGTTGCCCAGTTTTTGCCCTGACCCG cctggcctggTGGCTCCCAGCCCCAAAACCAGCTGCCGCCACTTCCCTCTGCTGGTCAGCAGCAGCCTCTTACGGGTGGACCTATTCAACGGGCTGTTAGGACCAGCGCAGGTCACTGCATTGCACGTGACACGTCTCGACAATGTCACAGTGGCCCACATGGGCACAGCCGACGGGCGCATCCTGCAG GTGGAGCTGGCCAGGTCTCTCAACTACTTGCTGTACGTGTCCAACTTCTCACTGGGCAGCAATGGGCAGCCTGTGCATCGGGATGTCAGTCGCCTTGGGGACCACCTGCTCTTTGCCTCTGGGGACCAG GTTTTCCAGGTACCTATCCAGGGCCCTGGCTGCCGCCACTTCCTCACCTGTGGGCGTTGCCTGAGGGCACAGCGTTTCATGGGCTGTGGATGGTGTGGGGGCATGTGCGGCCGGCAGAAGGAGTGTCCTGGCTCCTGGCAACAGGACCATTGCCCACCCGAGCTTACTAAG tTCAGCCCCCACAGTGGACCCCTAAGGGGCAGCACGAGACTGACCCTGTGTGGCTCCAACTTCTACCTGCATCCTCCTGGTCTGGTGCCTGAGGGCACCCATCAGGTCACTGTGGGTCAAAGTCCCTGCCGACTGCTGCTCAAAGGCAACTCAAACCTCAG CCAAGTACCCCGGAAGGACTTTGTAGAGGAGCTTGAGTGTGAACTGGAGCCCTTGGGCACGCAGGAAGCCGGGCCTGCCAACGTCAGCCTCACTGTGAACAACATGCCACTGGGCAAGCACTTCCGGGTAGACGGCACCTCCATGCTGCGAGGCTTCTCTTTCATG GAACCCATGCTGACAGCAGTACAACCCCTCTTTGGTCCACGGGCAGGGGGTACCTGCCTCACCCTTGAAGGCCAAGGCCTGTCTGTTGGCACCAGCCGGGCTGTGCTGGTCAATGGGACCGAGTGCCTGCTGAAACG GGTCAGCGAGGGGCAACTTTTATGTACCACACCCCCCGGGGCTGCTACCGCCCGCGTTCCCATTCGCCTGCAGGTGGGGGGCGCCGAAGTGCCTGGCTCCTGGAACTTCCACTACCAGGAAGACCCCATCATGCTGGGTATCAGCCCCAACTGTGGCTACAC TGGCTCCCACGTCACCATCCATGGCCAGCATCTGACTTCAGTGTGGCACCTCGTGCTGTCATTCCATGATGGGCGCAGGGCAGTGGAGAATAGG TGTGAGGGGCAGCTCCCGGAGCAGCACTGGTGCCGCCTGCCCGAATACGTGGTCCGAGGACCGCAGGGGTGGGTGACGGGGAACCTGAGTGCCCAGGGGGATGGAGCTGCTGGCTTCACACTGCCTGGCTTTCGCTTCCTGCCCCCACCTCACCCACCCAGCATGGACCTGGTCCCATTGAAGCCTGAGGAGCATGCCATTAAGTTTGAG GTCTGCGTGGATGATGGGTGTCACATCTTGGGCAAGGTAGTGCGGCCAGGTCTGGAAGGGGTCCCACAGAGCACACTCCTTGGTGTCCTACTGGCCCTGCTCCTGCTTGTGGCTGTACTGGCCACCATACTGGTCTTCAGTTACCACCAGAGAAAACAGCTAG TCCTTTCTCCGAACCTGGATGACTTGGCATCCCTGGACCGCACCACTGGAGCCATGCCTCTGCCTCTGCTCCGCTCAAGCTCTGACTATAGAAATGGCCTTG CAGCCCCTGCCATTGATGGCCGGGATTCCACCGCTCAGGTCCACAGAGCATCCTTCTCAGGCAACGGGGATGGGTCCCATGTCCCACTGCTGCGGAAAGAGTCCATCCAGCTTGGGGATCTGAACTCTGCGCTCCTGGCCGAGGTCAAGGATGTACTGATTCCCCACGAGCGGGTAGTCACCCACACTGACCGAGTCATTGGCAAAG GTCATTTTGGAGTTGTTTACCATGGAGAATACACAGACGAGGCCCAGAATCAAATCCACTGTGCCATCAAGTCGCTGAGTC GCATCACGGAGGTGCAGGAGGTGGAGGCCTTCCTGCGTGAGGGGCTGCTCATGCGCAGTCTGCACCACCCAAATGTGATGGCTCTCATTGGTATCATGCTGCCACCTGAAGGGCTGCCCCGCGTGCTGCTGCCTTATATGCGCCACGGAGACCTGCTCCAATTCATCCGCTCACCCCAGCGG AGCCCCACAGTGAAGGACCTCATCAGCTTCGGCCTGCAGGTGGCCCGCGGCATGGCGTACCTGGCAGAGCAGAAGTTTGTGCACCGGGACCTGGCTGCTCGGAACTGCAT gctggatgAGTCATTCACAGTCAAGGTGGCTGACTTTGGTCTGGCCCGCGAAGTCCTGGACAAGGAGTACTACAGTGTCCAACAGCACCGCCATGCTCGCCTACCTGTCAAATGGATGGCGCTAGAGAGCCTGCAGACCTACAGATTCACCACCAAGTCCGACGTG TGGTCGTTTGGCGTCCTCTTATGGGAACTGCTGACACGGGGTGCTCCACCGTACCCCCACATCGACCCTTTTGACCTCATGCACTTCCTGGCCCAGGGTCGGCGCCTGCCCCAGCCTGAGTATTGCCCTGATTCTCT
- the MST1R gene encoding macrophage-stimulating protein receptor isoform X3 — MELHPPPLQPFLLLLLLLPLPQLPAVPKTGGYWQCPRIPYAASRDFDVEYLVPSFSAGRPVQAVATYEGGREGSAVFVATRNRLHVLGPDLQPVESLATGPAGAPGCQTCAACGPGPHGPPGDTDAQVLVLEPVLPALISCGSSLRGRCFLHEIEPGGTALHLAPPVCLFSAHHNHPEDCPDCVASPLGTLVTVVEQGHASYFYMASSLDSAVAASFSPRSVSIRRLKADASGFAPGFAALSVVPEHLASYRIEYVYSFRAGAFVYFLTVQPANVVDAPGALHTRLARLSAVETDLADYRELVLDCRFAPKRRRRAAHEGAHPYPVLRAAHAAPVGGRLATELSIAEGQEVLFGVFSASRDSGPGVDPNSVVCAFPVDLLDTLIEQGVERCCEPPVHPGLRRGLDFFQLPSFCPDPVFQVPIQGPGCRHFLTCGRCLRAQRFMGCGWCGGMCGRQKECPGSWQQDHCPPELTKFSPHSGPLRGSTRLTLCGSNFYLHPPGLVPEGTHQVTVGQSPCRLLLKGNSNLSQVPRKDFVEELECELEPLGTQEAGPANVSLTVNNMPLGKHFRVDGTSMLRGFSFMEPMLTAVQPLFGPRAGGTCLTLEGQGLSVGTSRAVLVNGTECLLKRVSEGQLLCTTPPGAATARVPIRLQVGGAEVPGSWNFHYQEDPIMLGISPNCGYTGSHVTIHGQHLTSVWHLVLSFHDGRRAVENRCEGQLPEQHWCRLPEYVVRGPQGWVTGNLSAQGDGAAGFTLPGFRFLPPPHPPSMDLVPLKPEEHAIKFEYIGLGAVADCVDVNVTVGGESCQHELRGDVIVCPLPPSLQLGKDGAPLQVCVDDGCHILGKVVRPGLEGVPQSTLLGVLLALLLLVAVLATILVFSYHQRKQLVLSPNLDDLASLDRTTGAMPLPLLRSSSDYRNGLAAPAIDGRDSTAQVHRASFSGNGDGSHVPLLRKESIQLGDLNSALLAEVKDVLIPHERVVTHTDRVIGKGHFGVVYHGEYTDEAQNQIHCAIKSLSRITEVQEVEAFLREGLLMRSLHHPNVMALIGIMLPPEGLPRVLLPYMRHGDLLQFIRSPQRSPTVKDLISFGLQVARGMAYLAEQKFVHRDLAARNCMLDESFTVKVADFGLAREVLDKEYYSVQQHRHARLPVKWMALESLQTYRFTTKSDVWSFGVLLWELLTRGAPPYPHIDPFDLMHFLAQGRRLPQPEYCPDSLYAVMQHCWAADPAARPTFGALAGDVECLVATLRGDHYVQLPVAYVNMGPGASDKADMPL, encoded by the exons ATGGAGCTCCACCCGCCGCCATTGCAACCCTTCCTgttactactgctgctgctgccgctgccgcaGCTACCAGCGGTGCCCAAGACGGGAGGGTACTGGCAGTGCCCGCGCATCCCCTATGCTGCCTCCCGCGACTTTGACGTGGAGTACTTGGTACCCAGCTTCTCTGCCGGCCGGCCGGTACAGGCTGTGGCAACCTACGAGGGCGGCAGGGAAGGGAGTGCTGTGTTCGTGGCCACACGCAATCGCCTGCATGTGCTTGGGCCTGATCTGCAGCCAGTTgagagcctggccacaggcccTGCTGGGGCCCCTGGCTGCCAGACATGTGCAGCCTGTGGCCCAGGCCCCCACGGCCCACCGGGAGACACAGATGCGCAGGTTCTGGTGCTGGAGCCGGTGCTGCCCGCACTGATCAGTTGTGGCTCTAGCCTTCGGGGACGCTGCTTCCTGCATGAGATAGAGCCCGGCGGGACAGCCCTGCACCTGGCGCCACCAGTCTGCCTTTTCTCGGCACACCACAATCATCCGGAGGACTGTCCCGACTGTGTGGCCAGCCCGCTGGGCACCCTCGTGACCGTGGTTGAGCAGGGCCATGCCTCCTACTTCTACATGGCATCCTCACTGGACTCGGCGGTGGCCGCCAGCTTCAGCCCACGCTCAGTGTCCATCCGGCGCCTCAAGGCTGACGCCTCAGGATTTGCACCAGGCTTTGCAGCACTGTCAGTGGTGCCTGAGCACCTGGCTTCCTACCGCATCGAATACGTGTACAGTTTCCGTGCAGGAGCCTTCGTCTATTTCCTGACTGTGCAGCCAGCCAACGTGGTAGACGCTCCTGGCGCCTTACACACGCGCCTGGCACGGCTCAGCGCTGTCGAGACTGACCTGGCCGACTACCGCGAGCTGGTCCTCGACTGCCGTTTTGCACCTAAACGCCGGCGACGTGCGGCCCATGAGGGCGCGCATCCCTACCCGGTGCTGCGGGCGGCCCACGCTGCTCCAGTGGGCGGGCGACTGGCCACTGAGCTGAGCATAGCCGAGGGCCAGGAagtgctattcggggtcttctcgGCTAGCAGAGACAGCGGCCCAGGTGTGGATCCCAACTCTGTCGTCTGTGCGTTCCCTGTAGACTTGCTGGACACTCTCATCGAGCAGGGTGTGGAGCGCTGTTGTGAGCCTCCTGTCCACCCTGGCCTCCGGCGAGGCCTCGACTTCTTCCAGTTGCCCAGTTTTTGCCCTGACCCG GTTTTCCAGGTACCTATCCAGGGCCCTGGCTGCCGCCACTTCCTCACCTGTGGGCGTTGCCTGAGGGCACAGCGTTTCATGGGCTGTGGATGGTGTGGGGGCATGTGCGGCCGGCAGAAGGAGTGTCCTGGCTCCTGGCAACAGGACCATTGCCCACCCGAGCTTACTAAG tTCAGCCCCCACAGTGGACCCCTAAGGGGCAGCACGAGACTGACCCTGTGTGGCTCCAACTTCTACCTGCATCCTCCTGGTCTGGTGCCTGAGGGCACCCATCAGGTCACTGTGGGTCAAAGTCCCTGCCGACTGCTGCTCAAAGGCAACTCAAACCTCAG CCAAGTACCCCGGAAGGACTTTGTAGAGGAGCTTGAGTGTGAACTGGAGCCCTTGGGCACGCAGGAAGCCGGGCCTGCCAACGTCAGCCTCACTGTGAACAACATGCCACTGGGCAAGCACTTCCGGGTAGACGGCACCTCCATGCTGCGAGGCTTCTCTTTCATG GAACCCATGCTGACAGCAGTACAACCCCTCTTTGGTCCACGGGCAGGGGGTACCTGCCTCACCCTTGAAGGCCAAGGCCTGTCTGTTGGCACCAGCCGGGCTGTGCTGGTCAATGGGACCGAGTGCCTGCTGAAACG GGTCAGCGAGGGGCAACTTTTATGTACCACACCCCCCGGGGCTGCTACCGCCCGCGTTCCCATTCGCCTGCAGGTGGGGGGCGCCGAAGTGCCTGGCTCCTGGAACTTCCACTACCAGGAAGACCCCATCATGCTGGGTATCAGCCCCAACTGTGGCTACAC TGGCTCCCACGTCACCATCCATGGCCAGCATCTGACTTCAGTGTGGCACCTCGTGCTGTCATTCCATGATGGGCGCAGGGCAGTGGAGAATAGG TGTGAGGGGCAGCTCCCGGAGCAGCACTGGTGCCGCCTGCCCGAATACGTGGTCCGAGGACCGCAGGGGTGGGTGACGGGGAACCTGAGTGCCCAGGGGGATGGAGCTGCTGGCTTCACACTGCCTGGCTTTCGCTTCCTGCCCCCACCTCACCCACCCAGCATGGACCTGGTCCCATTGAAGCCTGAGGAGCATGCCATTAAGTTTGAG TACATTGGGCTGGGCGCTGTGGCTGATTGTGTGGATGTGAACGTGACCGTGGGTGGTGAGAGCTGCCAGCATGAGCTGCGGGGGGATGTGATTGtctgcccccttcccccctccctgcaACTTGGCAAGGACGGTGCTCCACTGCAG GTCTGCGTGGATGATGGGTGTCACATCTTGGGCAAGGTAGTGCGGCCAGGTCTGGAAGGGGTCCCACAGAGCACACTCCTTGGTGTCCTACTGGCCCTGCTCCTGCTTGTGGCTGTACTGGCCACCATACTGGTCTTCAGTTACCACCAGAGAAAACAGCTAG TCCTTTCTCCGAACCTGGATGACTTGGCATCCCTGGACCGCACCACTGGAGCCATGCCTCTGCCTCTGCTCCGCTCAAGCTCTGACTATAGAAATGGCCTTG CAGCCCCTGCCATTGATGGCCGGGATTCCACCGCTCAGGTCCACAGAGCATCCTTCTCAGGCAACGGGGATGGGTCCCATGTCCCACTGCTGCGGAAAGAGTCCATCCAGCTTGGGGATCTGAACTCTGCGCTCCTGGCCGAGGTCAAGGATGTACTGATTCCCCACGAGCGGGTAGTCACCCACACTGACCGAGTCATTGGCAAAG GTCATTTTGGAGTTGTTTACCATGGAGAATACACAGACGAGGCCCAGAATCAAATCCACTGTGCCATCAAGTCGCTGAGTC GCATCACGGAGGTGCAGGAGGTGGAGGCCTTCCTGCGTGAGGGGCTGCTCATGCGCAGTCTGCACCACCCAAATGTGATGGCTCTCATTGGTATCATGCTGCCACCTGAAGGGCTGCCCCGCGTGCTGCTGCCTTATATGCGCCACGGAGACCTGCTCCAATTCATCCGCTCACCCCAGCGG AGCCCCACAGTGAAGGACCTCATCAGCTTCGGCCTGCAGGTGGCCCGCGGCATGGCGTACCTGGCAGAGCAGAAGTTTGTGCACCGGGACCTGGCTGCTCGGAACTGCAT gctggatgAGTCATTCACAGTCAAGGTGGCTGACTTTGGTCTGGCCCGCGAAGTCCTGGACAAGGAGTACTACAGTGTCCAACAGCACCGCCATGCTCGCCTACCTGTCAAATGGATGGCGCTAGAGAGCCTGCAGACCTACAGATTCACCACCAAGTCCGACGTG TGGTCGTTTGGCGTCCTCTTATGGGAACTGCTGACACGGGGTGCTCCACCGTACCCCCACATCGACCCTTTTGACCTCATGCACTTCCTGGCCCAGGGTCGGCGCCTGCCCCAGCCTGAGTATTGCCCTGATTCTCT